A stretch of Canis lupus baileyi chromosome 2, mCanLup2.hap1, whole genome shotgun sequence DNA encodes these proteins:
- the KIF7 gene encoding kinesin-like protein KIF7 isoform X3, producing the protein MFWGAGVPMTASDRAARRLGARLHRGGTALPPEQGQEEPSCNMGLETQRLPGAEEAPVRVALRVRPLLPKELLHGHQSCLRVEPEHSRITLGRDRHFGFHVVLDEDTGQEAVYQACVQPLLEAFFEGFNATVFAYGQTGSGKTYTMGEASVASLHEDEQGIIPRAMAEAFKLIDENDLLDCLVHVSYLEVYKEEFRDLLEVGTASRDIQLREDDRGNVGEELWGPHWLGVGLQLLRGGTGRFCLPVSCLRSPLSSVSTSVPSMQGIEVGLGQAGARMGRTSPPPSMGPWVGNAAEIQPLDPGQSRVVPTPSSQPSMPAVLCGVKEVDVEGLDEVLSLLEMGNAARHTGATHLNRLSSRSHTVFTVTLEQRGRAPSRMPRPAAGQLLVSKFHFVDLAGSERVLKTGSTGERLKESIQINSSLLALGNVISALGDPQRRGSHIPYRDSKITRILKDSLGGNAKTVMIACVSPSSSDFDETLNTLNYASRAQNIRNRATVNWRPETERAPEEVAAGARGPPRHRSETRIIHRGRRAPGPAQAPPAAVAAAAAARLGAECARYRARTDAAYSLLRELQAEPGLPGAAVRKVRDWLCAVEGERSALSSASGPDSGIESASAEEPATQGPGGPKVAKGQDEEGALQLLALQSQVARLEEENRDFLAALEDAMEQYKLQSDRLREQQQEMAELRLRLELVRPGWGAPGLLQGLPPGSFVPRPHTAPLGGAHSHALGVVLPACLPGDDVGPENWGEQVTNGKEAGAKLLAEVDRPGSGSSAASEEEEEQEEEQEEQLPQRNLHLRRNGINKWSQREGACPGSPLDRKGPELHLEELGAAIPGPRVVGGSKAPARPRQTPAAMASEWRLAQAQQKIRELSINIRMKEELIGELVRTGKAAQALNRQHSQHIRELEQEAERVRAELSESQRQLRELEGKEPQDPGEWSQLQEFRQRVAAAQSQVQVLKEKKQATERLVSLSAQSEKRLQELERHVQLMRQQQGQLQKRLREETEQKRRLETEMTKRQHRVKELERRHEQQQKILKIKTEEIAAFQRKRRSGSNGSVVSLEQQQIEEQKKWLDQEMEKVLQQRRALEELGEELHKREAILAKKEALMQEKTGLESKRLRSSQALSEDIVRVSSRLEHLEKELSEKSGQLRQGSAQSQQRLRGEIDALRQEKDSLLKQRLDIDSKLRRGSLLSPEEERTLFQLDEAIEALDAAIEYKNEAITCRQRVLRASASLLSQCEMNLMAKLSYLSSSETRALLCKYFDKVVTLREEQHQQQIAFSELEMQLEEQQRLVYWLEVALERQRLEMDRQLTLQQKEHEQNIQLLLQQSRDHLGEGLADSKRQYETRIQALEKELGRHMWMNQELKQKLSSWNAAGLSRVTGGEKRTLCLENRPPPGTEEELPAGPELLWQQPLPDSVPRARDEVRDVVRAPLPLTWKRSSLCGEEPGSLEELRPREATEPLVGRVLPGGELGLPWNFGPLATPRRDLRRGSPGMIDVRKNPL; encoded by the exons AtgttttggggggcgggggtcccgaTGACGGCATCGGATCGCGCCGCGCGGAGGCTCGGCGCCCGACTGCACCGCGGGGGGACCGCGCTCCCACCCGAGCAG gGCCAGGAGGAGCCCTCCTGCAACATGGGTCTGGAGACCCAGAGGCTGCCAGGGGCCGAGGAGGCCCCCGTGAGGGTGGCCCTGAGAGTCCGTCCGCTGCTGCCCAAGGAGCTGCTGCACGGACACCAGAGCTGCCTGCGGGTGGAGCCCGAGCACAGCCGCATCACCCTGGGGCGAGACCGCCACTTTGGCTTCCACGTGGTGCTGGATGAGGACACCGGGCAGGAGGCGGTGTACCAGGCCTGTGTGCAGCCCCTCCTCGAGGCTTTCTTCGAGGGCTTCAATGCCACTGTCTTTGCCTACGGTCAGACTGGCTCTGGGAAGACATACACCATGGGGGAGGCCAGTGTGG CTTCCCTTCATGAGGACGAGCAGGGCATCATCCCCCGGGCCATGGCTGAAGCCTTCAAGCTTATCGATGAGAATGACCTGCTTGACTGTCTGGTGCACGTGTCCTACCTGGAAGTGTATAAGGAGGAGTTCCGAGACCTGCTGGAGGTGGGCACTGCCAGCCGCGACATCCAGCTTCGGGAGGATGATCGGGGAAATGTTGGTGAGGAACTCTGGGGGCCCCACTGGCTGGGAGTGGGGCTGCAGCTGCTGAGGGGTGGCACTGGAAGGTTTTGCCTTCCTGTCTCCTGTCTCCGGTCTCCACTGAGTTCAGTATCGACTTCTGTGCCCAGCATGCAAGGCATTGAGGTGGGCCTGGGGCAGGCTGGAGCCAGGATGGGCAggacctccccccctccctccatgGGCCCCTGGGTCGGGAATGCTGCAGAGATCCAGCCACTGGATCCTGGGCAGTCCCGAGTTGTCCCTACCCCGAGCTCACAGCCTTCCATGCCCGCAGTGCTGTGTGGCGTGAAGGAGGTGGACGTCGAGGGCCTGGACGAGGTGCTGAGTCTCCTGGAGATGGGCAACGCGGCGCGTCACACCGGGGCCACGCACCTCAACCGCCTGTCCAGCCGCTCCCACACTGTCTTCACCGTGACCCTGGAGCAGCGGGGCCGCGCCCCCAGCCGCATGCCCCGACCGGCCGCCGGCCAGCTGCTCGTCTCCAAGTTCCACTTCGTGGACCTGGCGGGCTCGGAGAGGGTGCTCAAGACGGGCAGCACGGGCGAGCGGCTCAAGGAGAGCATCCAGATCAACAGCAGCCTCCTGGCCTTGGGCAACGTCATCAGCGCCCTGGGCGACCCCCAGCGCCGCGGCAGCCACATCCCCtaccgggactccaagatcacccG GATCCTCAAAGACTCGCTGGGCGGCAACGCCAAGACGGTGATGATCGCCTGCGTCAGCCCCTCGTCCTCCGACTTCGACGAGACCCTCAACACCCTCAACTACGCCAGCCGCGCCCAGAACATCCGTAACCGCGCCACGGTCAACTGGCGGCCTGAGACCGAGCGCGCGCCCGAGGAGGTGGCGGCCGGTGCGCGGGGGCCCCCGCGGCACCGCTCGGAGACGCGCATCATCCACCGCGGCcggcgcgcccccggccccgcccaggcccccccTGCCGctgtcgccgccgccgccgccgcccgcctggGCGCCGAGTGCGCGCGCTACCGGGCCCGCACCGACGCCGCCTACAGCCTCCTGCGCGAGCTGCAGGCCGAGCCCGGGCTGCCCGGCGCCGCCGTCCGCAAAGTGCGCGACTGGCTGTGCGCCGTGGAGGGCGAGCGCAGCGCCCTGAGCTCCGCCTCTGGGCCGGACAGCGGCATCGAGAGCGCTTCCGCCGAGGAGCCGGCCACGCAGGGGCCCGGCGGGCCGAAGGTGGCCAAAGGCCAG GATGAGGAAGGGGCACTGCAGCTGCTTGCCCTGCAGAGCCAGGTGGCCCGGCTGGAGGAGGAGAACCGAGACTTTCTGGCTGCGCTGGAGGACGCCATGGAACAGTACAAACTACAG AGCGACCGGCTGCGTGAGCAACAGCAGGAGATGGCAGAGCTGCGGCTGCGGCTAGAACTGGTGCGGCCTGGCTGGGGGGCCCCAGGGCTCCTGCAGGGCCTGCCTCCCGGGTCCTTTGTGCCCCGGCCTCACACAGCCCCCCTGGGGGGTGCTCACAGTCATGCACTGGGTGTCGtgctccctgcctgccttcctggagATGATGTTGGCCCCGAGAATTGGGGAGAG CAGGTGACAAATGGCAAAGAGGCTGGAGCCAAGTTGCTGGCGGAGGTAGACAGGCCAGGAAGCGGCTCTTCAGCTGCatcggaggaggaggaggagcaggaggaggagcaggaggaacAGCTGCCTCAGCGGAACCTGCACCTGCGCAG AAATGGCATCAACAAATGGAGCCAAAGGGAGGGGGCCTGCCCGGGGAGTCCACTCGACAGGAAGGGCCCAGAGCTTCACCTTGAGGAACTGGGTGCAGCCATCCCAGGGCCCAGAG TAGTTGGTGGGAGCAAGGCTCCGGCTCGACCCCGTCAGACCCCAGCTGCCATGGCCTCTGAGTGGCGGCTGGCCCAGGCCCAACAGAAAATCCGGGAACTGTCCATCAACATTCGCATGAAGGAGGAGCTCATTGGCGAGCTGGTCCGCACAG GGAAGGCAGCCCAGGCCTTGAACCGCCAGCATAGCCAGCACATCcgggagctggagcaggaggcAGAACGTGTGCGGGCCGAGCTGAGTGAAAGCCAGAGACAGCTGCGGGAGCTCGAGGGCAAAGAGCCTCAGGACCCTGGCGAGTGGTCCCAGCTCCAGGAGTTCCGCCAGCGCGTGGCTGCCGCCCAGAGCCAGGTGCAG GTGctgaaggagaagaagcaggcgACAGAGCGACTGGTGTCGCTGTCCGCCCAGAGCGAGAAGCGCCTGCAGGAGCTCGAGAGGCACGTGCAGCTCATGCGGCAGCAGCAGGGGCAGCTGCAGAAGCGGCTTCGTGAGGAGACGGAGCAGAAGCGGCGCCTGGAGACAGAGATGACGAAGCGGCAGCACCGCGTCAAG GAACTGGAGCGGAGGCACGAGCAGCAGCAGAAGATCCTGAAGATCAAAACGGAAGAGATCGCGGCATTCCAGAGGAAGCGGCGCAGCGGCAGCAATGGCTCCGTGGTCAGCCTGGAGCAGCAGCAG atcgaGGAACAGAAGAAGTGGCTAGATCAAGAGATGGAGAAAGTCCTCCAGCAGCGGCGGGCcctggaggagctgggggaggagctcCACAAGCGGGAGGCTATCCTGGCCAAGAAGGAGGCACTGATGCAAGAAAAGACGGGGCTGGAGAGCAAGCGCCTACGGTCCAGCCAG gcccTCAGCGAGGACATCGTGCGTGTGTCCAGCCGGCTGGAGCACCTGGAGAAGGAGCTGTCGGAGAAGAGCGGGCAGCTGCGGCAGGGCAGCGCCCAGAGCCAGCAGCGGCTCCGTGGCGAGATCGATGCCCTGCGCCAGGAGAAGGACTCGCTGCTGAAGCAGCGCCTGGACATTGACAGCAAGCTGCGGCGGGGCAGCCTGCTATCACCCGAG GAGGAACGGACGCTATTCCAGCTGGATGAGGCCATCGAGGCCCTGGACGCTGCCATCGAGTATAAGAACGAGGCCATCACATGCCGCCAGCGGGTGCTGCGGGCCTCAGCCTCCTTGCTTTCCCAGTGTGAGATGAATCTCATGGCCAAGCTCAGCTACCTCTCATCCTCAGAGACCAGAGCTCTGCTTTGCAAGTATTTTGACAAG GTAGTAACACTCCGAGAggagcagcaccagcagcagatTGCCTTCTCGGAGCTGGAGATGCAgctggaggagcagcagaggctgGTCTACTGGCTGGAGGTGGCTCTGGAGCGGCAGCGCCTGGAGATGGACCGCCAGCTGACCCTGCAGCAGAAGGAGCACGAGCAGAACATCCAGCTCCTTCTCCAGCAGAGTCGAG ATCACCTTGGTGAGGGGTTAGCAGACAGCAAGAGGCAATATGAGACCAGGATTCAAGCTCTGGAGAAGGAACTGGGCCGCCACATGTGGATGAACCAGGAACTGAAACAGAAACTCAGCAGTTGGAATGCTGCAGGCCTCAGCAGGG TGACAGGTGGGGAGAAGAGGACCCTGTGCCTGGAGAACAGACCACCCCCTGGAACTGAGGAGGAGCTCCCTGCTGGCCCTGAGCTGCTCTGGCAGCAGCCTCTGCCCGACAGCGTCCCCCGTGCCCGGGATGAGGTGCGGGATGTGGTCCGGGCCCCGCTGCCACTGACGTGGAAACGCTCGAGCCTGTGCGGTGAGGAGCCTGGCTCTCTGGAGGAGCTGCGGCCTCGGGAGGCCACTGAGCCCCTGGTGGGACGGGTGCTACCTGGGGGTgagctggggctgccctggaactTCGGGCCCTTGGCCACACCCCGGCGGGACTTGCGCCGAGGCAGCCCAGGGATGATTGACGTCAGGAAGAACCCCCTGTAG
- the KIF7 gene encoding kinesin-like protein KIF7 isoform X2: MFWGAGVPMTASDRAARRLGARLHRGGTALPPEQGQEEPSCNMGLETQRLPGAEEAPVRVALRVRPLLPKELLHGHQSCLRVEPEHSRITLGRDRHFGFHVVLDEDTGQEAVYQACVQPLLEAFFEGFNATVFAYGQTGSGKTYTMGEASVASLHEDEQGIIPRAMAEAFKLIDENDLLDCLVHVSYLEVYKEEFRDLLEVGTASRDIQLREDDRGNVGEELWGPHWLGVGLQLLRGGTGRFCLPVSCLRSPLSSVSTSVPSMQGIEVGLGQAGARMGRTSPPPSMGPWVGNAAEIQPLDPGQSRVVPTPSSQPSMPAVLCGVKEVDVEGLDEVLSLLEMGNAARHTGATHLNRLSSRSHTVFTVTLEQRGRAPSRMPRPAAGQLLVSKFHFVDLAGSERVLKTGSTGERLKESIQINSSLLALGNVISALGDPQRRGSHIPYRDSKITRILKDSLGGNAKTVMIACVSPSSSDFDETLNTLNYASRAQNIRNRATVNWRPETERAPEEVAAGARGPPRHRSETRIIHRGRRAPGPAQAPPAAVAAAAAARLGAECARYRARTDAAYSLLRELQAEPGLPGAAVRKVRDWLCAVEGERSALSSASGPDSGIESASAEEPATQGPGGPKVAKGQDEEGALQLLALQSQVARLEEENRDFLAALEDAMEQYKLQSDRLREQQQEMAELRLRLELVRPGWGAPGLLQGLPPGSFVPRPHTAPLGGAHSHALGVVLPACLPGDDVGPENWGEVTNGKEAGAKLLAEVDRPGSGSSAASEEEEEQEEEQEEQLPQRNLHLRRNGINKWSQREGACPGSPLDRKGPELHLEELGAAIPGPRVVGGSKAPARPRQTPAAMASEWRLAQAQQKIRELSINIRMKEELIGELVRTGKAAQALNRQHSQHIRELEQEAERVRAELSESQRQLRELEGKEPQDPGEWSQLQEFRQRVAAAQSQVQVLKEKKQATERLVSLSAQSEKRLQELERHVQLMRQQQGQLQKRLREETEQKRRLETEMTKRQHRVKELERRHEQQQKILKIKTEEIAAFQRKRRSGSNGSVVSLEQQQKIEEQKKWLDQEMEKVLQQRRALEELGEELHKREAILAKKEALMQEKTGLESKRLRSSQALSEDIVRVSSRLEHLEKELSEKSGQLRQGSAQSQQRLRGEIDALRQEKDSLLKQRLDIDSKLRRGSLLSPEEERTLFQLDEAIEALDAAIEYKNEAITCRQRVLRASASLLSQCEMNLMAKLSYLSSSETRALLCKYFDKVVTLREEQHQQQIAFSELEMQLEEQQRLVYWLEVALERQRLEMDRQLTLQQKEHEQNIQLLLQQSRDHLGEGLADSKRQYETRIQALEKELGRHMWMNQELKQKLSSWNAAGLSRVTGGEKRTLCLENRPPPGTEEELPAGPELLWQQPLPDSVPRARDEVRDVVRAPLPLTWKRSSLCGEEPGSLEELRPREATEPLVGRVLPGGELGLPWNFGPLATPRRDLRRGSPGMIDVRKNPL, encoded by the exons AtgttttggggggcgggggtcccgaTGACGGCATCGGATCGCGCCGCGCGGAGGCTCGGCGCCCGACTGCACCGCGGGGGGACCGCGCTCCCACCCGAGCAG gGCCAGGAGGAGCCCTCCTGCAACATGGGTCTGGAGACCCAGAGGCTGCCAGGGGCCGAGGAGGCCCCCGTGAGGGTGGCCCTGAGAGTCCGTCCGCTGCTGCCCAAGGAGCTGCTGCACGGACACCAGAGCTGCCTGCGGGTGGAGCCCGAGCACAGCCGCATCACCCTGGGGCGAGACCGCCACTTTGGCTTCCACGTGGTGCTGGATGAGGACACCGGGCAGGAGGCGGTGTACCAGGCCTGTGTGCAGCCCCTCCTCGAGGCTTTCTTCGAGGGCTTCAATGCCACTGTCTTTGCCTACGGTCAGACTGGCTCTGGGAAGACATACACCATGGGGGAGGCCAGTGTGG CTTCCCTTCATGAGGACGAGCAGGGCATCATCCCCCGGGCCATGGCTGAAGCCTTCAAGCTTATCGATGAGAATGACCTGCTTGACTGTCTGGTGCACGTGTCCTACCTGGAAGTGTATAAGGAGGAGTTCCGAGACCTGCTGGAGGTGGGCACTGCCAGCCGCGACATCCAGCTTCGGGAGGATGATCGGGGAAATGTTGGTGAGGAACTCTGGGGGCCCCACTGGCTGGGAGTGGGGCTGCAGCTGCTGAGGGGTGGCACTGGAAGGTTTTGCCTTCCTGTCTCCTGTCTCCGGTCTCCACTGAGTTCAGTATCGACTTCTGTGCCCAGCATGCAAGGCATTGAGGTGGGCCTGGGGCAGGCTGGAGCCAGGATGGGCAggacctccccccctccctccatgGGCCCCTGGGTCGGGAATGCTGCAGAGATCCAGCCACTGGATCCTGGGCAGTCCCGAGTTGTCCCTACCCCGAGCTCACAGCCTTCCATGCCCGCAGTGCTGTGTGGCGTGAAGGAGGTGGACGTCGAGGGCCTGGACGAGGTGCTGAGTCTCCTGGAGATGGGCAACGCGGCGCGTCACACCGGGGCCACGCACCTCAACCGCCTGTCCAGCCGCTCCCACACTGTCTTCACCGTGACCCTGGAGCAGCGGGGCCGCGCCCCCAGCCGCATGCCCCGACCGGCCGCCGGCCAGCTGCTCGTCTCCAAGTTCCACTTCGTGGACCTGGCGGGCTCGGAGAGGGTGCTCAAGACGGGCAGCACGGGCGAGCGGCTCAAGGAGAGCATCCAGATCAACAGCAGCCTCCTGGCCTTGGGCAACGTCATCAGCGCCCTGGGCGACCCCCAGCGCCGCGGCAGCCACATCCCCtaccgggactccaagatcacccG GATCCTCAAAGACTCGCTGGGCGGCAACGCCAAGACGGTGATGATCGCCTGCGTCAGCCCCTCGTCCTCCGACTTCGACGAGACCCTCAACACCCTCAACTACGCCAGCCGCGCCCAGAACATCCGTAACCGCGCCACGGTCAACTGGCGGCCTGAGACCGAGCGCGCGCCCGAGGAGGTGGCGGCCGGTGCGCGGGGGCCCCCGCGGCACCGCTCGGAGACGCGCATCATCCACCGCGGCcggcgcgcccccggccccgcccaggcccccccTGCCGctgtcgccgccgccgccgccgcccgcctggGCGCCGAGTGCGCGCGCTACCGGGCCCGCACCGACGCCGCCTACAGCCTCCTGCGCGAGCTGCAGGCCGAGCCCGGGCTGCCCGGCGCCGCCGTCCGCAAAGTGCGCGACTGGCTGTGCGCCGTGGAGGGCGAGCGCAGCGCCCTGAGCTCCGCCTCTGGGCCGGACAGCGGCATCGAGAGCGCTTCCGCCGAGGAGCCGGCCACGCAGGGGCCCGGCGGGCCGAAGGTGGCCAAAGGCCAG GATGAGGAAGGGGCACTGCAGCTGCTTGCCCTGCAGAGCCAGGTGGCCCGGCTGGAGGAGGAGAACCGAGACTTTCTGGCTGCGCTGGAGGACGCCATGGAACAGTACAAACTACAG AGCGACCGGCTGCGTGAGCAACAGCAGGAGATGGCAGAGCTGCGGCTGCGGCTAGAACTGGTGCGGCCTGGCTGGGGGGCCCCAGGGCTCCTGCAGGGCCTGCCTCCCGGGTCCTTTGTGCCCCGGCCTCACACAGCCCCCCTGGGGGGTGCTCACAGTCATGCACTGGGTGTCGtgctccctgcctgccttcctggagATGATGTTGGCCCCGAGAATTGGGGAGAG GTGACAAATGGCAAAGAGGCTGGAGCCAAGTTGCTGGCGGAGGTAGACAGGCCAGGAAGCGGCTCTTCAGCTGCatcggaggaggaggaggagcaggaggaggagcaggaggaacAGCTGCCTCAGCGGAACCTGCACCTGCGCAG AAATGGCATCAACAAATGGAGCCAAAGGGAGGGGGCCTGCCCGGGGAGTCCACTCGACAGGAAGGGCCCAGAGCTTCACCTTGAGGAACTGGGTGCAGCCATCCCAGGGCCCAGAG TAGTTGGTGGGAGCAAGGCTCCGGCTCGACCCCGTCAGACCCCAGCTGCCATGGCCTCTGAGTGGCGGCTGGCCCAGGCCCAACAGAAAATCCGGGAACTGTCCATCAACATTCGCATGAAGGAGGAGCTCATTGGCGAGCTGGTCCGCACAG GGAAGGCAGCCCAGGCCTTGAACCGCCAGCATAGCCAGCACATCcgggagctggagcaggaggcAGAACGTGTGCGGGCCGAGCTGAGTGAAAGCCAGAGACAGCTGCGGGAGCTCGAGGGCAAAGAGCCTCAGGACCCTGGCGAGTGGTCCCAGCTCCAGGAGTTCCGCCAGCGCGTGGCTGCCGCCCAGAGCCAGGTGCAG GTGctgaaggagaagaagcaggcgACAGAGCGACTGGTGTCGCTGTCCGCCCAGAGCGAGAAGCGCCTGCAGGAGCTCGAGAGGCACGTGCAGCTCATGCGGCAGCAGCAGGGGCAGCTGCAGAAGCGGCTTCGTGAGGAGACGGAGCAGAAGCGGCGCCTGGAGACAGAGATGACGAAGCGGCAGCACCGCGTCAAG GAACTGGAGCGGAGGCACGAGCAGCAGCAGAAGATCCTGAAGATCAAAACGGAAGAGATCGCGGCATTCCAGAGGAAGCGGCGCAGCGGCAGCAATGGCTCCGTGGTCAGCCTGGAGCAGCAGCAG aagatcgaGGAACAGAAGAAGTGGCTAGATCAAGAGATGGAGAAAGTCCTCCAGCAGCGGCGGGCcctggaggagctgggggaggagctcCACAAGCGGGAGGCTATCCTGGCCAAGAAGGAGGCACTGATGCAAGAAAAGACGGGGCTGGAGAGCAAGCGCCTACGGTCCAGCCAG gcccTCAGCGAGGACATCGTGCGTGTGTCCAGCCGGCTGGAGCACCTGGAGAAGGAGCTGTCGGAGAAGAGCGGGCAGCTGCGGCAGGGCAGCGCCCAGAGCCAGCAGCGGCTCCGTGGCGAGATCGATGCCCTGCGCCAGGAGAAGGACTCGCTGCTGAAGCAGCGCCTGGACATTGACAGCAAGCTGCGGCGGGGCAGCCTGCTATCACCCGAG GAGGAACGGACGCTATTCCAGCTGGATGAGGCCATCGAGGCCCTGGACGCTGCCATCGAGTATAAGAACGAGGCCATCACATGCCGCCAGCGGGTGCTGCGGGCCTCAGCCTCCTTGCTTTCCCAGTGTGAGATGAATCTCATGGCCAAGCTCAGCTACCTCTCATCCTCAGAGACCAGAGCTCTGCTTTGCAAGTATTTTGACAAG GTAGTAACACTCCGAGAggagcagcaccagcagcagatTGCCTTCTCGGAGCTGGAGATGCAgctggaggagcagcagaggctgGTCTACTGGCTGGAGGTGGCTCTGGAGCGGCAGCGCCTGGAGATGGACCGCCAGCTGACCCTGCAGCAGAAGGAGCACGAGCAGAACATCCAGCTCCTTCTCCAGCAGAGTCGAG ATCACCTTGGTGAGGGGTTAGCAGACAGCAAGAGGCAATATGAGACCAGGATTCAAGCTCTGGAGAAGGAACTGGGCCGCCACATGTGGATGAACCAGGAACTGAAACAGAAACTCAGCAGTTGGAATGCTGCAGGCCTCAGCAGGG TGACAGGTGGGGAGAAGAGGACCCTGTGCCTGGAGAACAGACCACCCCCTGGAACTGAGGAGGAGCTCCCTGCTGGCCCTGAGCTGCTCTGGCAGCAGCCTCTGCCCGACAGCGTCCCCCGTGCCCGGGATGAGGTGCGGGATGTGGTCCGGGCCCCGCTGCCACTGACGTGGAAACGCTCGAGCCTGTGCGGTGAGGAGCCTGGCTCTCTGGAGGAGCTGCGGCCTCGGGAGGCCACTGAGCCCCTGGTGGGACGGGTGCTACCTGGGGGTgagctggggctgccctggaactTCGGGCCCTTGGCCACACCCCGGCGGGACTTGCGCCGAGGCAGCCCAGGGATGATTGACGTCAGGAAGAACCCCCTGTAG